Proteins encoded in a region of the Elaeis guineensis isolate ETL-2024a chromosome 7, EG11, whole genome shotgun sequence genome:
- the LOC105048989 gene encoding F-box only protein 6, whose amino-acid sequence MEGVAVLRQLVGQIQELWELYGSFSLDHPHLNPRWYILDLDNNSVEDDFCGLIMGEKSEYLNMVQANKSPPCKRSRREKNRERSLVSSSTQMEQQIWKEFPEDLFEAVIARLPIATFFRFRSVCRKWNYLLTSNSFSQHFAEVPRVHPWFYTITHEDVNSGAMYDPSMGKWHHPSIPFLPAKMIILPVASAGGLVCFLDIGHRNFYICNPLTDSFKELPPRSVRVWSRVAVGMILNGNTASSGYKIVWLGCNGDHEIYDSVQNSWTRPGIVPPSIKLPLSLNFRSQTVSIGTTLYFMRAEPDGILSYDVATGVWKQFIIPSPLHLTDHTLAEHKGQVMLVGLLSKNAATCVCVWELQKMTLLWKEVDRMPNIWCLEFYGKHVRMTCLGNRGLLMLSLRSKRMNRLITYDMSNKQWEKVPDCMLPRGRKRQWIGCGTAFDPCPTAMA is encoded by the coding sequence ATGGTATATACTTGATCTTGATAACAACTCAGTGGAGGATGATTTTTGTGGTCTTATAATGGGAGAGAAGTCCGAGTACCTAAACATGGTGCAAGCTAACAAATCTCCACCTTGCAAGAGATCTCGAAGAGAAAAAAATCGTGAAAGGTCACTTGTTTCAAGTTCAACTCAGATGGAACAACAAATATGGAAAGAATTTCCTGAAGATCTTTTTGAAGCTGTTATTGCAAGACTTCCGATAGCCACATTTTTCCGATTTCGCTCTGTTTGCCGAAAATGGAACTATCTATTGACCTCAAATAGCTTCTCCCAGCACTTTGCTGAAGTACCTCGTGTGCATCCTTGGTTCTATACAATAACTCATGAAGATGTGAACAGTGGAGCCATGTATGATCCTTCTATGGGAAAATGGCACCACCCTTCCATCCCATTTCTGCCTGCAAAGATGATTATTCTTCCTGTGGCATCAGCTGGTGGTCTTGTCTGTTTCTTGGATATAGGCCACAGGAACTTTTATATTTGCAACCCACTAACTGACTCTTTCAAAGAACTTCCACCAAGGTCGGTCCGGGTTTGGTCACGAGTGGCAGTTGGGATGATACTAAATGGGAATACAGCCAGCAGTGGCTACAAAATTGTATGGTTGGGATGTAATGGTGATCATGAGATCTATGATTCAGTACAGAACAGCTGGACACGTCCTGGAATTGTTCCACCAAGCATCAAGCTCCCACTTTCATTAAATTTTAGGTCACAAACAGTATCAATTGGTACCACACTCTACTTTATGCGTGCTGAACCAGATGGCATTTTGTCATATGATGTGGCCACTGGTGTTTGGAAGCAGTTTATCATCCCATCACCGCTGCACCTGACTGACCACACACTTGCAGAGCATAAGGGGCAGGTTATGCTTGTGGGTTTGCTGTCTAAGAATGCTGCCACATGTGTCTGCGTATGGGAGTTACAGAAAATGACTCTCTTGTGGAAGGAGGTGGACAGAATGCCAAACATCTGGTGCTTAGAGTTTTATGGTAAGCACGTAAGGATGACATGCTTGGGCAATCGAGGGTTGCTCATGCTCTCACTGCGGTCAAAGCGGATGAACCGTCTAATTACGTATGACATGTCAAACAAGCAATGGGAGAAGGTGCCAGATTGCATGCTTCCTCGTGGCAGGAAAAGGCAGTGGATTGGATGTGGCACTGCATTTGATCCTTGTCCCACTGCTATGGCCTAA